Proteins co-encoded in one Arachis hypogaea cultivar Tifrunner chromosome 11, arahy.Tifrunner.gnm2.J5K5, whole genome shotgun sequence genomic window:
- the LOC112720765 gene encoding bax inhibitor 1, with the protein MESFTSFFDSSRTRWSYDALKNFHQISPVVQNHLKQVYFTLCCAVVASAVGAYLHVLWNIGGLLTALASIGSYVWLMSTPPFEEQKRVTLLMVSALFQGAYIGPLIDLAIQVEPSLIFTAFVGTSLAFACFSAAALVAKRREYLYLGGMLSSGLSVLMWLHFASAIFGGSIALFKFELYFGLLVFVGYVIVDTQEIIERAHFGDLDYVKHAMTLFTDLAAIFVRILVIMLKNSVEKNEKKNKRKE; encoded by the exons atggagtCTTTTACTTCGTTCTTCGATTCTTCCCGAACCCGCTGGAGCTACGATGCTCTCAAGAACTTCCATCAGATCTCTCCCGTAGTTCAGAATCATCTCAAGCAG GTTTATTTTACGCTATGTTGCGCTGTGGTTGCTTCAGCTGTTGGTGCTTACCTTCATGTGCTGTGGAATATTGGAGGTTTACTCACTGCTTTGGCTTCCATTGGAAGCTATGTGTGGTTGATGTCCACACCTCCTTTTGAAGAG CAAAAGAGGGTTACTTTGTTGATGGTTTCGGCCCTGTTTCAAGGTGCCTACATTGGACCTCTTATTGATCTGGCTATTCAAGTTGAACCAAG CCTTATCTTTACTGCGTTTGTGGGAACTTCCTTGGCCTTTGCATGTTTCTCAGCGGCAGCTTTGGTTGCAAAGCGAAGGGAGTACCTCTACCTTGGCGGCATGCTTTCTTCTGGGTTGTCTGTTCTTATGTGGCTGCACTTCGCTTCCGCCATCTTTGGTGGTTCGATAGCACTTTTTAAGTTTGAG TTGTATTTTGGACTCTTGGTATTTGTGGGTTACGTGATCGTGGATACCCAAGAAATAATTGAGAGGGCACACTTTGGTGATCTAGATTATGTGAAGCATGCCATGACTCTGTTTACTGATTTGGCTGCAATCTTTGTGCGGATTCTTGTTATAATG TTGAAGAATTCGGttgagaaaaatgagaaaaagaataaGAGGAAAGAGTGA